From the genome of Streptomyces sp. NBC_01317, one region includes:
- a CDS encoding glycosyltransferase 87 family protein — protein sequence MARPGGRAAVAVCLVAATAVFLATVPLFRDFFDVGVYYGAVGEWVHHGGRIYDYLSPGTSYGFTYPPFAAVSMLPMALVSWPVAVAVSLVLSVVASALVLNWLVGPVVRREGRRGWFVWVVIGCLFGLFEPVRDTFTFGQVNLLLVALVLADARLLATGRGRYAGIGIGLATAVKLTPALFIGYLLITGRRRQAAVASGTAAAATLFAAALDPGASRDFWTRALWDTGRVGELSYVSNQSVQGVLSRLRPEDTGHTVWLACVAAVLAVWAYRARAAVRSGDDRAGFALTGLAACLVSPVTWVHHLVWVVPALVVLTDTALRRDPGGRRDSGLLTLCAVVYVLLCSSVVWLWRDGATGPDAFVGANAYVWITLGLLVALPLRTTPPDHHVLVEEVTRRRPGTVPPHAVPEASPLKT from the coding sequence ATGGCGCGGCCCGGCGGGCGGGCCGCCGTCGCGGTGTGCCTGGTCGCCGCCACCGCCGTCTTCCTGGCGACCGTCCCGCTGTTCCGCGACTTCTTCGACGTCGGTGTGTACTACGGCGCGGTGGGGGAGTGGGTCCACCACGGCGGCCGGATCTACGACTACCTCAGCCCCGGTACGTCGTACGGCTTCACGTACCCGCCCTTCGCGGCCGTCTCCATGCTGCCGATGGCGCTGGTCTCCTGGCCGGTGGCCGTGGCGGTCAGCCTGGTCCTGAGTGTCGTGGCGTCGGCGCTGGTGCTGAACTGGCTGGTGGGTCCTGTCGTCCGCCGCGAAGGCCGGCGCGGCTGGTTCGTGTGGGTGGTGATCGGCTGCCTCTTCGGCCTGTTCGAACCGGTCCGCGACACCTTCACCTTCGGCCAGGTGAACCTCCTGCTCGTCGCGCTGGTCCTCGCCGACGCCCGGCTGCTGGCCACCGGGCGGGGTCGGTACGCGGGGATCGGCATCGGCCTCGCGACCGCGGTCAAGCTCACCCCCGCGCTCTTCATCGGCTATCTGCTGATCACCGGCCGCCGCAGGCAGGCCGCGGTCGCCTCGGGGACGGCGGCCGCGGCCACCCTGTTCGCCGCCGCCCTCGACCCCGGGGCGTCCAGGGACTTCTGGACGCGGGCGCTGTGGGACACCGGACGTGTGGGCGAACTCAGCTATGTCTCCAACCAGTCGGTCCAAGGGGTCCTGTCCCGCCTCCGCCCCGAGGACACCGGCCACACGGTGTGGCTGGCGTGTGTGGCCGCCGTCCTCGCCGTGTGGGCGTACCGCGCCCGCGCGGCCGTCCGGAGCGGGGACGACCGGGCGGGGTTCGCGCTGACCGGACTGGCCGCCTGCCTGGTCAGCCCGGTGACCTGGGTGCACCACCTGGTCTGGGTCGTCCCCGCCCTCGTCGTCCTGACCGACACCGCCCTGCGCCGGGATCCCGGGGGCCGGCGCGACAGCGGACTGCTGACCCTGTGCGCGGTGGTGTACGTGCTGCTGTGCAGCAGTGTCGTCTGGCTGTGGCGCGACGGCGCGACCGGCCCGGACGCCTTCGTCGGCGCCAACGCCTACGTCTGGATCACGCTCGGACTGCTGGTCGCCCTGCCGTTGCGTACGACTCCGCCGGACCACCACGTGCTGGTGGAGGAGGTGACGCGGCGACGGCCGGGAACCGTACCCCCGCACGCCGTCCCTGAGGCCTCCCCGCTGAAGACGTAA
- the mptB gene encoding polyprenol phosphomannose-dependent alpha 1,6 mannosyltransferase MptB encodes MLALNAEVNPRRCRMLGLAGSVALMTGGLTAGALPVRDALLPSSGRAALGVVCAYFGLVLLIAAWWWLGRSVRGPRPPAPRALLVTLGVWAAPLVLGPPLFSRDVYSYLAQGAMVDARMDVYVHGPAHLGGPLATEVAPVWQHTPAPYGPVFLFLAEKTSFLTRLDMPAGILGMRLVALLGVGLMIAFLPSLARRCGVEPPAALWLGALNPLVLLHLVAGAHNDALMLGLLGAGLVAALGAMPARAAVLVSLAALVKAPAALGLLAVAVLWAGQLDGRGRTARAAALTCAVALATTVVTTALAGTGYGWLGALSTPVSADNWSLTSGLGRLSGALLDSVGSGLGDLAVPAWRRLGLVVTVLTVAWLWLRRAHRVRLGPVYALALSLLAVFVLGPAFRPWYALWGLFLIAAAAPDGRVRRWASVGSGILALGMLPSGSPPDGAQLTFAVAGGALALVTLWWMFLMSEPAVLPARTRAVS; translated from the coding sequence ATGCTCGCCCTGAACGCGGAAGTGAACCCGCGCCGATGCCGGATGCTGGGGCTCGCCGGGTCCGTCGCGCTCATGACCGGCGGGCTGACCGCGGGCGCGCTCCCCGTACGCGACGCGCTGCTGCCCTCCTCCGGACGCGCCGCCCTGGGCGTCGTCTGCGCGTACTTCGGCCTCGTCCTGTTGATCGCCGCCTGGTGGTGGCTCGGCAGGTCCGTCCGCGGCCCCCGCCCGCCCGCCCCGCGCGCCCTGCTCGTGACCCTGGGCGTGTGGGCCGCGCCCCTTGTCCTGGGACCACCCCTGTTCAGCCGTGACGTCTACAGCTACCTGGCGCAGGGCGCCATGGTCGACGCGCGGATGGACGTGTACGTCCACGGCCCCGCCCACCTCGGCGGCCCGCTCGCCACCGAGGTGGCACCCGTCTGGCAGCACACCCCCGCGCCCTACGGCCCGGTGTTCCTCTTCCTCGCCGAGAAGACCTCTTTCCTGACCCGCCTCGACATGCCCGCGGGCATCCTCGGCATGCGGCTCGTGGCGCTGCTCGGCGTCGGACTGATGATCGCGTTCCTGCCCTCGCTCGCCCGCCGCTGCGGCGTCGAGCCCCCGGCCGCCCTGTGGCTCGGCGCGCTCAACCCGCTGGTCCTGCTGCACCTGGTCGCGGGCGCCCACAACGACGCCCTCATGCTGGGGCTGCTCGGCGCCGGACTGGTCGCCGCCCTCGGCGCGATGCCCGCCCGCGCGGCCGTCCTCGTCTCCCTCGCCGCGCTGGTGAAGGCGCCCGCCGCGCTGGGCCTGCTGGCGGTCGCGGTCCTCTGGGCCGGCCAACTCGACGGCCGGGGCCGTACCGCCAGAGCCGCCGCGCTGACCTGCGCCGTCGCCCTGGCCACCACCGTGGTCACGACGGCCCTGGCCGGGACGGGGTACGGCTGGCTCGGCGCGCTCTCCACCCCCGTCTCCGCCGACAACTGGTCCCTGACCAGCGGACTCGGACGGCTCAGCGGGGCGCTGCTGGACAGCGTGGGCAGCGGCCTCGGCGACCTCGCGGTCCCGGCGTGGCGGCGGCTCGGCCTGGTGGTCACCGTGCTGACCGTGGCGTGGCTGTGGCTGCGCCGCGCGCACCGCGTACGGCTCGGACCGGTGTACGCGCTCGCGCTGAGCCTGCTGGCGGTCTTCGTCCTGGGTCCGGCGTTCCGGCCGTGGTACGCGCTGTGGGGGCTGTTCCTGATCGCCGCGGCGGCGCCCGACGGGCGCGTACGGAGGTGGGCGTCCGTCGGCAGCGGGATCCTCGCGCTCGGCATGCTGCCCAGTGGATCCCCGCCGGACGGTGCCCAGTTGACGTTCGCGGTCGCGGGCGGCGCGCTCGCCCTCGTCACGCTCTGGTGGATGTTCCTGATGTCGGAACCCGCCGTCCTGCCCGCCCGCACCCGGGCCGTGTCGTGA
- a CDS encoding ThuA domain-containing protein — MFRQLRRLPTTAASAFVVALGLAGSLLTPAATAQAADPAYKVLVFSKTAGFRHDSIPAGTQAIRDLGAANNFTVTATEDSNAFTTANLAGFKAVVFLSTTGDVLNATQQSAFQSYVDGGGGYLGIHAAADTEYDWPQYEQIAGAWFKSHPAIQQATLRTEDRANPATAHLGQTWNRTDEWYNYRTNPRNNVKVLQNLDEGSYSGGEMSGDHPITWCHPQGNGRSFYTGLGHTQESYADPAFRTLLLGGIRYAAGWAKADCRAETGYTTLYNGSTTGWSQAGPGSFTNTDATLTSTGGMGLYWYQAKQYAAYSLKLDWRMPGDDNSGVFVGFPSSTDPNSAINQGYEIQIDATDTADRTTGSVYGFKSADIAARDAALNPPGAWNTYEIRVEGERLQVFLNGAKINDFTNTDPVRSLQQGYIGIQNHGTGDDVSFRNVRIKELGGTTPPTSSTYEGESFTSQQGVQAADHAPASGGRTLGYIENGDWAGYSQASLTGAKTFTAKVSSAGAGGTVQVRSGSATGPVIGSVAVANTGGWETFATVSTPLTGTPTGPVFLTFTGGAGSLFDIDTFTIGR, encoded by the coding sequence ATGTTCCGTCAACTCCGGCGCCTGCCGACCACCGCCGCCTCGGCGTTTGTCGTCGCCCTCGGTCTCGCCGGGTCGCTGCTCACCCCGGCGGCCACGGCGCAGGCGGCCGACCCCGCCTACAAGGTGCTCGTCTTCTCCAAGACGGCGGGCTTCCGCCACGACTCCATCCCGGCCGGCACCCAGGCCATCAGGGACCTCGGCGCGGCCAACAACTTCACGGTCACGGCCACCGAGGACAGCAACGCCTTCACCACCGCCAACCTGGCCGGCTTCAAGGCGGTGGTGTTCCTCTCCACCACCGGTGACGTCCTCAACGCCACCCAGCAGTCGGCCTTCCAGTCGTACGTCGACGGGGGTGGCGGCTACCTCGGCATCCACGCCGCCGCCGACACCGAGTACGACTGGCCGCAGTACGAGCAGATCGCCGGCGCCTGGTTCAAGAGCCACCCGGCGATCCAGCAGGCCACGCTGAGGACGGAGGACCGGGCCAACCCGGCCACCGCGCACCTCGGCCAGACCTGGAACCGTACCGACGAGTGGTACAACTACCGCACCAACCCGCGCAACAACGTCAAGGTGCTCCAGAACCTGGACGAAGGCAGCTACAGCGGCGGCGAGATGAGCGGGGACCACCCGATCACCTGGTGCCATCCGCAGGGCAACGGCCGGTCCTTCTACACCGGACTCGGCCACACCCAGGAGTCCTACGCCGACCCCGCGTTCCGGACGCTGCTGCTCGGCGGCATCCGGTACGCGGCGGGCTGGGCCAAGGCCGACTGCCGCGCGGAGACCGGCTACACCACGCTCTACAACGGCTCGACCACCGGCTGGTCCCAGGCCGGTCCGGGCAGCTTCACCAACACCGACGCCACCCTCACCTCCACGGGCGGCATGGGCCTGTACTGGTACCAGGCGAAGCAGTACGCCGCGTACTCCCTCAAGCTGGACTGGCGGATGCCCGGGGACGACAACTCCGGTGTGTTCGTGGGCTTCCCCAGCTCGACCGATCCCAACTCGGCGATCAACCAGGGGTACGAGATCCAGATCGACGCCACCGACACGGCGGACCGGACGACCGGATCGGTGTACGGCTTCAAGTCGGCGGACATCGCGGCCAGGGACGCCGCGCTGAACCCGCCCGGCGCCTGGAACACGTACGAGATCCGGGTGGAGGGGGAGCGGCTCCAGGTCTTCCTCAACGGCGCGAAGATCAACGACTTCACCAACACGGACCCGGTCCGCTCCCTCCAGCAGGGATACATCGGGATCCAGAACCACGGCACCGGTGACGACGTGTCCTTCCGCAACGTCCGGATCAAGGAGCTGGGCGGTACGACCCCGCCCACGTCGTCCACGTACGAGGGCGAGTCGTTCACCTCGCAGCAGGGCGTCCAGGCGGCCGACCACGCTCCGGCGAGCGGCGGCAGGACACTCGGCTACATCGAGAACGGCGACTGGGCGGGCTACTCCCAGGCGTCCCTCACGGGTGCGAAGACCTTCACCGCGAAGGTGTCCTCGGCCGGCGCGGGCGGCACCGTCCAGGTCCGTTCCGGCTCGGCCACCGGCCCGGTGATCGGCTCGGTCGCCGTCGCCAACACCGGCGGCTGGGAGACCTTCGCGACCGTCTCGACCCCGTTGACCGGCACACCGACCGGGCCGGTGTTCCTCACCTTCACCGGTGGCGCGGGTTCCCTGTTCGACATCGACACCTTCACGATCGGGAGGTAA